One genomic window of Medicago truncatula cultivar Jemalong A17 chromosome 1, MtrunA17r5.0-ANR, whole genome shotgun sequence includes the following:
- the LOC11424154 gene encoding vacuolar protein sorting-associated protein 4, with product MQLKHGCPCASASGLFGSRSILSSKGIIRAPMTCTSRVCFDEKRLLDSLYKVLLSILETDSVILYIKNVENDFRQYPRMYNLFHELLNKLSGSVLILGSRIYDSEDKCVEVDEKLTMLFPCNIEIKPPQDESRLKIWKVQLEEAMTKTQLKHISQVLAENNIGCDDLNTIGHSDTMLLSNHIKEIAASAVFYQLMDNKNPEYRNGKLVISAESLCHVLSVFQKGESSDNDNKKTTKESKKEVPPDNAFEKNIRRELISANEIGVTFSDIGALDDVKESLQEAVMLPLRRPDIFKGDGVLKPCKGVLLFGPPGTGKTMLAKAIANEAGASFINVSASTISSCWFGNGEKNVRALFSLAAKVSPTIIFIDEVDSLLGKRSDNDDKTMRRIKNEFMSHWDGLLSKPVEKVTVLAATNMPFGLDEAIIRRFQRRIMVGLPSAEKRETILKTLLAKEKHEDIDFKELSTMTEGYSGSDLKNLCTTAAYRPIKELMQQEKEKEMVDAKLLHIIIKRRKRRQKLKNQKMFPILEMKKKVIK from the exons ATGCAACTCAAACACGGATGTCCA TGCGCGTCTGCATCTGGTTTATTTGGTTCCCGGTCAATCCTCTCTTCAAAAGGCATAATTAGAG cTCCTATGACGTGCACAAGCCGTGTCTGTTTTGATGAAAAGCGTCTCCTAGATTCACTCTACAAG gTCTTGCTTTCTATATTGGAAACTGATTCTGTTATCTTATACATCAAGAATGTTGAGAATGACTTTCGACAATATCCTAGGATGTACAATTTGTTCCATGAGCTATTAAATAAACTTTCAGGGTCAGTTTTGATACTTGGTTCCCGGATTTATGATTCCGAAGATAAATGTGTAGAAGTTGATGAAAAACTCACTATGTTATTCCCTTGCAACATTGAGATCAAACCGCCTCAAGATGAGTCTCGTCTCAAAATTTGGAAAGTCCAACTAGAAGAGGCCATGACAAAGACTCAGTTGAAACACATTTCTCAAGTGCTTGCAGAGAATAACATTGGTTGTGATGACTTGAATACTATCGGTCATTCTGACACTATGCTACTAAGTAATCACATCAAAGAGATTGCCGCATCTGCAGTGTTTTATCAATTGATGGATAACAAAAATCCAGAGTACCGAAACGGAAAACTAGTTATATCAGCCGAGAG TTTGTGCCATGTATTGAGCGTGTTCCAGAAGGGTGAAAGTAGCGATAATGATAATAAGAAGACTACAAAAGAATCAAAGAAG GAAGTTCCTCCTGACAATGCCTTTGAGAAGAACATAAGACGAGAGCTTATCTCTGCAAACGAGATAGGGGTGACTTTTTCAGATATTGGTGCATTGGATGACGTTAAAGAATCACTTCAAGAAGCAGTTATGCTTCCCCTTAGAAGACCAGATATATTCAAAGGGGATGGGGTTCTGAAGCCATGTAAAGGTGTATTACTTTTTGGACCTCCTGGTACAGGAAAGACAATGCTCGCAAAGGCAATTGCAAATGAAGCTGGAGCAAGTTTCATCAATGTCTCTGCATCCACAATCTCTTCATGTTGGTTTGGAAACGGTGAAAAGAACGTCCGAGCTTTGTTTTCACTAGCAGCAAAGGTTTCCCCAACTATTATTTTCATTGATGAAGTTGATAGCTTGCTTGGGAAGCGGTCTGACAATGATGACAAGACAATGAGAAGGATTAAAAATGAATTCATGTCCCACTGGGATGGACTATTGTCAAAACCTGTCGAGAAAGTTACTGTTCTTGCTGCAACCAACATGCCATTTGGCCTTGATGAAGCAATTATAAGACGCTTCCAGCGCAG GATAATGGTTGGTCTTCCGTCTGCTGAGAAGAGGGAAACGATCTTGAAAACTCTTCTAGCTAAGGAAAAACACGAAGATATAGACTTCAAAGAGCTTTCAACTATGACAGAAGGATATAGTGGAAGCGACCTTAAG AACTTGTGCACCACTGCAGCCTATCGCCCCATTAAGGAGCTAATGCAACaggagaaggaaaaagaaatggTAGATGCTAAACTATTACATATAATAAT aaaaagaagaaaaaggaggCAGAAGTTGAAAAATCAGAAGATGTTTCCAATACTGGAGATGAAGAAAAAAGTGATCAAGTGA